A stretch of Lathyrus oleraceus cultivar Zhongwan6 chromosome 6, CAAS_Psat_ZW6_1.0, whole genome shotgun sequence DNA encodes these proteins:
- the LOC127093492 gene encoding RNA-binding protein CP33, chloroplastic: MAGAITASSPIYHHKLFNFSFTHSSLPHTLNFPHKTTTISSKLLFLNPQLFNPSSSLKLHPLHPPSFSFHQFQLTQEENDPETEPKTLQNPDPNFSQSKRLFVGNLPFSLSSSKLAQLFGEAGNVVSVEIVYDDIADRSRGFAFVTMGSVEDAEEAIRMFEGTNVGGRVIKVNFPEVPKVGKGVQMSSNYRGYVDSPHVIYAGNLGWDMTSKDLRQAFAKQQGLLSAKVIYERSNGKSRGYGFVSFETAEDVEAALNAMNGVEVKGRPLRLKLAVDYKKPSSPLIVDQIKGSNVDSLEMLFGISK, translated from the exons ATGGCTGGTGCAATCACTGCTTCCTCCCCTATCTACCACCACAAACTCTTCAACTTCTCCTTCACCCATTCATCCCTTCCCCACACCCTCAACTTCCCACACAAAACAACAACCATATCCTCAAAACTCCTCTTTCTAAATCCCCAATTATTCAACCCTTCTTCTTCTCTCAAACTCCACCCTCTTCACCCACCTTCATTTTCCTTCCATCAATTCCAACTCACCCAAGAAGAAAATGATCCTGAAACAGAACCTAAAACCCTGCAAAATCCAGACCCAAATTTCTCGCAATCAAAGAGACTCTTCGTTGGTAACTTGCCATTTTCACTGTCTTCTTCCAAATTAGCTCAACTCTTTGGAGAAGCTGGAAATGTTGTGTCTGTAGAG ATTGTGTACGATGACATCGCGGATAGAAGCAGAGGATTTGCGTTTGTTACTATGGGGAGCGTGGAGGATGCTGAAGAAGCAATTCGAATGTTCGAGGGCACC AATGTTGGAGGTAGGGTTATTAAGGTAAACTTTCCAGAAGTACCCAAAGTAGGCAAAGGGGTGCAAATGAGCTCAAACTATAGAGGTTATGTAGACAGCCCTCATGTGATCTATGCCGGAAACCTCGGTTGGGATATGACTTCCAAAGATCTTAGACAAGCCTTTGCTAAGCAGCAAGGCTTACTGAGTGCCAAGGTTATCTATGAAAGGAGCAACGGAAAATCTCGCGGATATGGGTTTGTTTCATTCGAAACTGCTGAGGATGTAGAGGCTGCTTTGAATGCTATGAACGGCGTG GAGGTTAAAGGCCGGCCTTTACGACTGAAATTGGCTGTTGATTACAAGAAGCCTTCATCTCCTCTGATAGTTGATCAAATTAAAGGAAGTAATGTTGATAGCTTGGAAATGTTGTTTGGAATAAGCAAATGA